The proteins below come from a single Edaphobacter acidisoli genomic window:
- the ada gene encoding bifunctional DNA-binding transcriptional regulator/O6-methylguanine-DNA methyltransferase Ada encodes MAMASIAETAKAAEPDYFSAVEWQQVLERDRSADGRFVYAVKSTGIYCKPSCASRKPARKNVVLFPSPALAEEAGFRSCQRCEPKRAGARPDRQERAVLAAAEYLRAHADERTRLEDLARSMGISRLALLRGFKRVLGVSPAEFARQQRLGRFREKVRMGRVTDAIYDAGFGSSSRLYENSSEVLGMTPKKMRTGGAGLVIRYRTAASPLGRMLVAATDAGVCSIAFGKDDTALVEELRGRFPKAELVQAKADTGWFAEAVEFVASQMSEHPRAAKFPLDVRATAFQQRVWKALREIPRGETRSYGEIACELGMPKAARAVGSAIGSNPLAVLVPCHRAIHSDGSIAGYRWGVERKKKLLAVERSAKTQQKH; translated from the coding sequence ATGGCGATGGCATCCATAGCTGAGACCGCGAAAGCAGCAGAGCCGGACTATTTTTCTGCCGTCGAATGGCAGCAGGTGCTTGAACGCGACCGGAGCGCGGACGGAAGGTTCGTCTATGCAGTGAAGTCGACGGGGATTTATTGCAAGCCAAGCTGCGCAAGCCGCAAGCCGGCGCGGAAGAACGTCGTCCTGTTCCCTTCCCCTGCATTGGCTGAAGAAGCCGGATTCAGATCGTGCCAACGCTGCGAGCCGAAGCGGGCGGGAGCTCGCCCTGACCGGCAGGAACGGGCTGTGCTTGCGGCCGCTGAATATCTGCGCGCCCATGCGGATGAGCGAACGCGGCTGGAAGACCTGGCCAGGAGCATGGGTATCTCCAGGCTCGCGCTGCTGCGCGGATTCAAGCGCGTGCTGGGCGTGAGTCCGGCAGAGTTTGCCAGGCAGCAACGGCTTGGTCGGTTTCGTGAAAAGGTGCGTATGGGGCGAGTGACCGACGCGATTTATGACGCCGGATTTGGTTCGAGCAGCAGGTTGTACGAAAACAGCAGCGAGGTGTTGGGCATGACTCCAAAGAAGATGCGGACTGGCGGTGCGGGACTGGTGATTCGATATAGAACGGCGGCGAGCCCGCTGGGGCGGATGCTGGTCGCCGCGACCGATGCGGGCGTGTGCTCGATTGCATTTGGCAAAGACGATACAGCTCTGGTGGAGGAGTTGCGTGGGCGTTTTCCGAAGGCCGAGCTGGTGCAGGCAAAGGCAGACACAGGCTGGTTTGCAGAGGCGGTCGAGTTTGTGGCCAGTCAGATGAGCGAGCATCCGCGTGCGGCGAAGTTTCCGCTGGATGTGCGGGCCACGGCGTTTCAGCAGCGAGTGTGGAAGGCGCTCAGAGAGATACCGCGTGGAGAGACGCGGAGCTATGGCGAGATCGCGTGCGAGCTGGGGATGCCGAAAGCCGCGCGGGCTGTAGGCTCGGCCATTGGATCGAATCCGTTGGCTGTGCTGGTGCCGTGCCACAGGGCAATTCACAGCGATGGATCAATCGCGGGGTATCGGTGGGGAGTGGAGCGCAAGAAAAAGCTGCTGGCGGTGGAGAGATCGGCAAAGACACAACAGAAACACTGA
- the metK gene encoding methionine adenosyltransferase, with amino-acid sequence MATRDRFLFTSESVTEGHPDKIADQISDAILDACLAQDPYSRVACETLTCTGLVVVAGEITTKAYVDVQGLVRGTVAAIGYDNASYGFDSNTCSVISTINKQSGDIAMGVDTGGAGDQGMMFGYATNETPELMPTAISLAHKLALKLSEVRKNGKMAYLRPDGKSQVTVEYDANHKPVRVDAVVISTQHAETVGNDELRADILKNVIQAVIPANLLDQDTKYHINPTGRFVVGGPMGDTGLTGRKIIVDTYGGMGRHGGGAFSGKDATKVDRSAAYMARYVAKNIVAAGLADRCEVQLAYAIGVAEPVSVLVDTFGTGKVDEKQLEALVRKNFSLTPKGIIETLDLRKPIFKATAAYGHFGRSGPGFKWEETDKADALRQQAGLKQTASA; translated from the coding sequence TTGGCGACACGCGACCGTTTTTTGTTCACCAGTGAATCCGTTACCGAAGGCCATCCCGACAAGATTGCCGACCAGATTTCAGACGCAATTCTTGATGCCTGCCTTGCGCAGGATCCCTACAGCCGTGTGGCTTGCGAAACGCTGACTTGCACTGGCCTAGTGGTTGTAGCAGGCGAGATTACGACAAAGGCTTATGTGGACGTTCAGGGGCTGGTGCGCGGCACAGTAGCAGCGATTGGCTACGACAACGCTTCGTATGGCTTCGACTCGAACACCTGCTCTGTGATCTCTACGATCAACAAGCAGTCGGGCGACATTGCGATGGGCGTTGACACGGGCGGCGCGGGCGACCAAGGCATGATGTTCGGCTATGCCACTAACGAGACGCCTGAGCTGATGCCGACAGCAATCTCCTTGGCGCACAAGCTGGCGCTGAAGCTGAGCGAGGTGCGGAAAAACGGGAAGATGGCGTATCTGCGGCCTGACGGCAAGAGCCAGGTGACAGTGGAATATGACGCCAACCACAAACCAGTGCGCGTGGACGCAGTCGTTATCTCGACCCAGCACGCTGAGACCGTTGGCAATGATGAACTGCGCGCCGACATTCTGAAGAACGTGATCCAGGCTGTGATTCCTGCCAACCTGCTGGACCAGGATACGAAATACCACATCAATCCGACAGGGCGCTTCGTGGTCGGTGGACCGATGGGCGACACCGGCCTGACTGGCCGCAAGATCATTGTTGACACCTACGGCGGCATGGGTCGGCATGGCGGCGGAGCTTTTAGCGGCAAGGACGCGACGAAAGTTGACCGTTCGGCTGCTTACATGGCGCGCTACGTAGCAAAGAACATCGTTGCCGCTGGCTTGGCTGATCGTTGCGAAGTGCAGCTAGCTTACGCAATTGGTGTGGCTGAGCCCGTGAGCGTGCTAGTTGATACCTTCGGCACTGGCAAGGTTGATGAGAAACAGCTCGAGGCGCTGGTGCGGAAGAACTTCTCGCTAACGCCGAAAGGCATCATTGAGACGTTGGACCTGCGCAAGCCAATCTTCAAGGCGACCGCGGCTTATGGTCACTTTGGACGCAGTGGACCGGGCTTCAAGTGGGAAGAGACAGACAAGGCTGATGCCCTGAGGCAGCAGGCTGGGTTGAAGCAGACAGCGAGCGCATAG